The Actinomycetota bacterium DNA window CCTGCGGAGGACAAAGATAGTCGCCACTCTCGGTCCGTCATCCGAGGGTGAGCAGCAGATACGGTCGCTTGTAGAAGCCGGCGTCGACGCCATCCGTCTCAATTTCTCGCATGGCAGCCATGGTGAACATTCGCAAGCGATAGCCACAGTGCGGGCGGCGGCTTCCGAGCTTGGAAGGTTCATCGCCATCATCGCCGACCTCCAGGGGCCCAAGATCAGGATCGGCGAGATGCCCGATGGCGGGGTGGATCTGATCCGCGGGCGCCAGGTAACTCTGACTACACAGAGGATCACCGGAACACGGGACCTGGTCCCTGTCAATTACGCCGAATTACCCAAGGTCGTAGCAGCCGGGGGCAGAATTCTCCTCGACGACGGCCGCATAGCCCTGAAGGTGCTCGAGATCACCGACGGCGACGTGATCTGCCGGGTGACGGCCGGCGGCAGCCTTGTTTCCCGCAAGGGGGTAAATATGCCCGGGGCACAGATCACCGCTCCCAGCCTGACCGCCAAGGATCGGCAGGACCTCGATTTCGCCCTGCAGGCCGGCGTCGATTATGTGGCGCTGTCGTTCGTCCGCTCGGCGGAGGACATCACCGAGCTGCGCGGCATGATCAAAAGCAGGACGGAGCGCAACGTCAGGATCATCGCCAAGATAGAAAAACACGAGGCGATCAGGAACATAACCTCGATCATCAACGTGGCCGATGCGGTCATGATCGCGCGCGGCGACCTCGGAGTCGAGATCGCCCCCGAGAGGGTCCCTTACTGGCAGAAGGAGATCATCCGCAGGGCGGTCAAGAGGGCCAAGACCGTCATCACCGCGACCGAGATGCTCGAATCGATGATCGAGCGGCCGATTCCCACCCGGGCCGAAGCCAGCGATGTCGCCAATGCCGTATACGATGGCACCGATGCGGTGATGCTCTCGGGGGAGACTGCGATCGGCAAATATCCGGTGAAGGCCGTCAGCACCATGCACCGGATCGCCAAGACGGTTGAATCCACGATCAGGCATCGCGGTGACGGGCACATGAGGTCGGGCAAATCCGTCACCGACGCCATCAGCGCCGCCGCGTGCGAGATATCCCAGAATCTCGATGTCAGGGCGCTGGTTACGCCCACCAGCTCCGGCACGACCGCCATGGAAGTCGCCAAACACCGGCCGCCGGCCCCCGTCCTGGCCGTGAGCTCCAACCGGGACGTCGTCAATCAGCTGGCGCTGGTCTGGGGAGTGGAGCCATGCCTCGTATCCCCGGCGCGTGACACTGACGACATGTTCGCCAAAGCGATCGAGTCGGCCCGAGAGGCAGGATTGGCCGGCCCCGGGGACGATATCGTCATTACCGCCGGGGTCATGGTCAACGTCCCGGGCACCACCAACCTCATCAAGGTCCACAGGATGGAGGAAGGATAGCCCCGGCGGCGAAACCATACACGGTAACTATTAAAGCGGCAGGGAGTCCTGTTTGTCCTCGAGAGCTACGGCATCACCCGGCATGATCGGCTTTCTTTCCAGGAGGCGCGGTTGGTGGCGTCTTGTTGTCCTGGGAATCATCCTGCTGATCATGGGAAGCTACGTATCGCCGGTGAAGGCCTATCTGGAAAAAAGCAGCGCCATCCAGCGGGAGCAGGCGGTCACGGACGACCTTCGCCTGCAGCACGACGAGCTCGAGCAGGAAAAAATCAATCTGCAGAATACGGGCTACGTCGAGCAGGTGGCACGCAAAGACCTCGGCATGGTCAAGCCGGGCGAGCAGCCGTATGTGGTCAAGGACCTGAATGACGGCGCGCCGCCCGCAGCCGATGTTCCCCAGCCGCAGGACCCTTCGCTTTTCGAGCGCGTTGTAAACTCAGTCAGCTCGCTCCTTCCCTAAAAGTTGTTTTCCCGGGAGCTTTCCCTGTCGGAATTGCGACTGCTGGTCGCCAGGCAGCTAGGCCGCATGCCCGACATCGGCTTCGAAGTGGCGGTTACTTGCAGTTATGGCTGGCCCGCGGTCCTCAGGAACCTGACCCGGACCGCTTTGGGCCGACCCAATCCAAACCTTTATTATCTTTCATGCCCCTGGTTGCGGCGTGGGCTTGCCCGTCTGGAGGATTCCGGATTGATAGATGAATTGCAGCAAAAACTGACTTCAAATAGAGATCTGTACCTGGGCCTTATGCGTGCGCAGAAGCTTTATTCTGACGAATACCGGCGCGCAGTGGCGGCTGCGGCGGCAAAATCAACCGGTGAAAGTACAGCGGATGAAGACGGCGTGCTCATAGCCGCTTCACGCAGGCCGGAGCTTCTGAAATGCCTGCATGCGCACGCTGCTTTTTATCTCATACACGATGACTATCTTCTGGGCCGCAAGATCATGTCCGCCCTGACGGCGACCGAATGTTCCGACGAAAGATGCGCCGGCTGGGCAATGAAGATCATGGAAGAAGACCAGCCGGATGATGGGAAAAAGCCATCATCCAGTGAGAAGCGGAAGCGTTCATCAGATAAAGGTGATGAGCCGTCATGAAGGTTGGCGTTATCGATACCGGGACAAACTCAACCCGCTTGTTTGTGGCGGATGCAGGTGCGGAGCAGGTTGAAGAACTCGATCGCATTACTACCGTGACCCGTCTGGGAGAAGGGGTTGATTCGGGGGGGAGGCTGCATCCCCAGGCGCGGGAGCGCGTGCATGCCTGCGTCGAGCGCTACGCCTCAGTTATCGGTAGACTTGGCGCCTCGCGAGTGCTGCTGATCGCCACGAGCTCCGTCAGGGAGTCGCGTGACGGTGAAGAGTTCATCACTTCCCTGGCCGCAGATTTCGGTTTTGAAGCAAGGATACTCTCCGGAGACGAAGAGGCGCGCCTCAGTTTTGCCGGAGCCACAATTGGTGTCGATCCCGATGAACGCGTGGCCCTCTTTGATATCGGCGGCGGGAGTACCGAAATGGTGTCCGGCAGGGATGGCGGCGTCGAGTTTGCCCGCAGCCTCGCGCTTGGATGCGTACGGCTGACCGAGCGTTTCTTTAATACGGATCCCGTGGAAACAGCCGAGCTGGAAAGCGCATCCGCCTACATCGAGGACATGCTGGAGCGTGAGATAGACCTCGGCTCTCTCATCAAGCCGGACCGGACGATCGCGGTCGCCGGAACGGCGACGGCGCTGGCTGCGATGGATCTTGGCATGCCGGAATATGATCGCAAGCTGGTACACGGGCATGTGATCAAGTATGGGAGGATTGCCGAACTGCTCGGACAGCTGGCCGCGATGACGGTAGCGCAGAAGCTTGATATACCGACCATGGAAACCGGCCGGGCCGATGTGATCGTCGCGGGCGCGCTGATCATGGAGCACCTGATGCGCTACACCGGGGCCGGCGATGTCTTCATCAGCGAGCTCGACATCCTTGACGGGACAGCGCTGTTCATGGCGCGGGGATTGATATAATCAGGCATTGTTTCTGTGATGGCCCGAGTGGTGGAACTGGTAGACACAAGGGACTTAAAATCCCTCGCCTTTACGGGTGTGTGGGTTCGATTCCCACCTCGGGCACCAATCCGGCAGGAACAGGAAGATCAGGCGGAGTCAGCAGGGCGGGCGAAGCGAAGCTTGTCAGGCGGGCGATGAATGCCGGTCGGTCGAAGGACTTTTGACCAGCAGCACCGATGTCCCGGATGAGCCGGTTTCGACGTCGACCCGGTCCATGAGGCCGCCCATGATGCCCAGGCCCAGGCCCTCGGTGGCCGGCGGCGGCAGAGGAAGCCCCTTGCCGTAGTCGGTGACTTCAATAGTCAGCTGGCCCGGCTCCTCGTAGCAGTTCACTTCGATGATCCTGTCGTCCTCATCATGGTTTAGCTGGTAAGCGTGGCGGACGACGTTTGTCGAGGCTTCAGAAAGAGCGACCTTGATGTCGGCGATGTTCTCCTCAGTAAAACCCGCGTCAGACGCAACCGATGCGACCACGAGCCGCACCAGTGAGAGGTACTCGGCTTTAGCCGGCACCACCAGGTGCAGCAATCTTTCCCCGGTTCTGGCTGAAGTGTTCAAGATGTATATGGCTCCCTGGAGCTGGATGTAAGGTTCTGCCGTAAAGACTGCAGCGTGCGTCGCAAC harbors:
- the pyk gene encoding pyruvate kinase, producing the protein MSLRRTKIVATLGPSSEGEQQIRSLVEAGVDAIRLNFSHGSHGEHSQAIATVRAAASELGRFIAIIADLQGPKIRIGEMPDGGVDLIRGRQVTLTTQRITGTRDLVPVNYAELPKVVAAGGRILLDDGRIALKVLEITDGDVICRVTAGGSLVSRKGVNMPGAQITAPSLTAKDRQDLDFALQAGVDYVALSFVRSAEDITELRGMIKSRTERNVRIIAKIEKHEAIRNITSIINVADAVMIARGDLGVEIAPERVPYWQKEIIRRAVKRAKTVITATEMLESMIERPIPTRAEASDVANAVYDGTDAVMLSGETAIGKYPVKAVSTMHRIAKTVESTIRHRGDGHMRSGKSVTDAISAAACEISQNLDVRALVTPTSSGTTAMEVAKHRPPAPVLAVSSNRDVVNQLALVWGVEPCLVSPARDTDDMFAKAIESAREAGLAGPGDDIVITAGVMVNVPGTTNLIKVHRMEEG
- a CDS encoding ATP-binding protein gives rise to the protein MNTSARTGERLLHLVVPAKAEYLSLVRLVVASVASDAGFTEENIADIKVALSEASTNVVRHAYQLNHDEDDRIIEVNCYEEPGQLTIEVTDYGKGLPLPPPATEGLGLGIMGGLMDRVDVETGSSGTSVLLVKSPSTDRHSSPA
- a CDS encoding DUF501 domain-containing protein, with the protein product MRLLVARQLGRMPDIGFEVAVTCSYGWPAVLRNLTRTALGRPNPNLYYLSCPWLRRGLARLEDSGLIDELQQKLTSNRDLYLGLMRAQKLYSDEYRRAVAAAAAKSTGESTADEDGVLIAASRRPELLKCLHAHAAFYLIHDDYLLGRKIMSALTATECSDERCAGWAMKIMEEDQPDDGKKPSSSEKRKRSSDKGDEPS
- a CDS encoding septum formation initiator family protein, which codes for MSSRATASPGMIGFLSRRRGWWRLVVLGIILLIMGSYVSPVKAYLEKSSAIQREQAVTDDLRLQHDELEQEKINLQNTGYVEQVARKDLGMVKPGEQPYVVKDLNDGAPPAADVPQPQDPSLFERVVNSVSSLLP
- a CDS encoding Ppx/GppA family phosphatase, encoding MKVGVIDTGTNSTRLFVADAGAEQVEELDRITTVTRLGEGVDSGGRLHPQARERVHACVERYASVIGRLGASRVLLIATSSVRESRDGEEFITSLAADFGFEARILSGDEEARLSFAGATIGVDPDERVALFDIGGGSTEMVSGRDGGVEFARSLALGCVRLTERFFNTDPVETAELESASAYIEDMLEREIDLGSLIKPDRTIAVAGTATALAAMDLGMPEYDRKLVHGHVIKYGRIAELLGQLAAMTVAQKLDIPTMETGRADVIVAGALIMEHLMRYTGAGDVFISELDILDGTALFMARGLI